A stretch of Solea senegalensis isolate Sse05_10M linkage group LG10, IFAPA_SoseM_1, whole genome shotgun sequence DNA encodes these proteins:
- the mlc1 gene encoding membrane protein MLC1 isoform X2 — protein sequence MQCEELSTRDEFTYSHMPTLERGGGTLGRRSDRGAERRPDRGERDRNERDSYTVDVRASDLQLSQPESLRHPCFSYRAWLYSVLIGGSLLITSGFSLYLGNVFPVAMDYLRCAAGSGLPAAIASFAIAKNRHVAVSDFQVVFVSTFAVTTTCLVWFGCKLVLNPSAVNINFNLILMLLLEVLMASTVILSARSAEDCCCHRKSATYDRPVVITPAVFPTRLLKAYSVIEVIVGISAVFGGIIALNMDALLPGPYLSVTFFWILVACFPSAIASHVVSEYPNKCLVEVLIAISSVTSPLLFSASGFLSCSVISFIENFLHDVPTAKQSYDILLLILMVLLLVQAILTSATVVHCASYKSQLRMGAPECEDSMHTLTHYYEQASNGAHDFDKDRAWKAVVVQMAQ from the exons ATGCAGTGTGAGGAGCTGTCAACCAGAGACGAGTTCACCTACAGCCACATGCCCACTCTGGAGAGAGGTGGTGGGACGCTGGGACGACGGAGTGACAGGGGAGCAGAGAGAAGGCCAGACAGGGGGGAGCGGGACAGGAATGAACGGGATAGCTACACAGTGGACGTGCGGGCCAGTGACCTGCAGCTGTCCCAGCCGGAGTCTCTGAGGCATCCCTGCTTCAGCTACAGGGCCTGGCTCTACAGTGTCCTCATAGGG GGCAGTCTGCTCATTACATCTGGTTTCTCTCTGTACCTGGgaaatgtgtttcctgttgCCATGGACTACCTACGCTGTGCTGCGGGCTCT gGCCTCCCAGCAGCCATAGCTAGTTTTGCCATTGCCAAGAACAGACATGTTGCG gTGTCAGATTTCCAAGTGGTCTTTGTGTCAACATTTGCTGTAACAACCACCTGTCTGGTTTGGTTTGGCTGTAAATTGGTCCTGAACCCGTCTGCTGTCAAT aTCAACTTTAACCTCATCTTGATGCTTTTGCTGGAGGTGCTGATGGCCAGCACTGTCATCCTGTCTGCTCGCTCTGCAGAggactgctgctgccacaggaag TCGGCGACATACGACAGACCAGTGGTCATAACACCTGCAGTGTTCCCCACTCGACTCCTTAAAGCATATTCT GTGATCGAAGTGATTGTGGGAATCTCTGCTGTATTTGGAGGCATCATTGCCCTCAACATGGATGCTTTGTTACCAGGTCCTTACTTgtctgtgacatttttctggATCCTTGTGGCT TGTTTTCCTAGTGCCATTGCAAGCCACGTGGTATCTGAATACCCCAACAAATGTCTG GTGGAGGTGCTGATTGCCATCAGCAGTGTGACATCTCCCCTCCTCTTCTCAGCCTCTGGCTTCCTCTCTTGCAGTGTGATTAGCTTCATCGAAAATTTTCTGCATGACGTGCCCACAGCCAAG caATCTTATGACATCCTCCTGCTCATTctgatggtgctgctgctggtccaGGCGATTCTCACTTCAGCCACTGTGGTGCACTGTGCCTCCTACAAGAGTCAGCTCCGCATGGGGGCTCCAGAGTGCGAAGACAGCATGCACACACTGACCCATTACTATGAG CAGGCATCCAATGGAGCACATGATTTTGACAAAGACAGAGCTTGGAAAGCAGTTGTGGTCCAAATGGCCCAGTGA
- the mlc1 gene encoding membrane protein MLC1 isoform X1, with protein sequence MQCEELSTRDEFTYSHMPTLERGGGTLGRRSDRGAERRPDRGERDRNERDSYTVDVRASDLQLSQPESLRHPCFSYRAWLYSVLIGGSLLITSGFSLYLGNVFPVAMDYLRCAAGSGLPAAIASFAIAKNRHVAVSDFQVVFVSTFAVTTTCLVWFGCKLVLNPSAVNINFNLILMLLLEVLMASTVILSARSAEDCCCHRKSATYDRPVVITPAVFPTRLLKAYSVIEVIVGISAVFGGIIALNMDALLPGPYLSVTFFWILVACFPSAIASHVVSEYPNKCLVEVLIAISSVTSPLLFSASGFLSCSVISFIENFLHDVPTAKQSYDILLLILMVLLLVQAILTSATVVHCASYKSQLRMGAPECEDSMHTLTHYYEQQASNGAHDFDKDRAWKAVVVQMAQ encoded by the exons ATGCAGTGTGAGGAGCTGTCAACCAGAGACGAGTTCACCTACAGCCACATGCCCACTCTGGAGAGAGGTGGTGGGACGCTGGGACGACGGAGTGACAGGGGAGCAGAGAGAAGGCCAGACAGGGGGGAGCGGGACAGGAATGAACGGGATAGCTACACAGTGGACGTGCGGGCCAGTGACCTGCAGCTGTCCCAGCCGGAGTCTCTGAGGCATCCCTGCTTCAGCTACAGGGCCTGGCTCTACAGTGTCCTCATAGGG GGCAGTCTGCTCATTACATCTGGTTTCTCTCTGTACCTGGgaaatgtgtttcctgttgCCATGGACTACCTACGCTGTGCTGCGGGCTCT gGCCTCCCAGCAGCCATAGCTAGTTTTGCCATTGCCAAGAACAGACATGTTGCG gTGTCAGATTTCCAAGTGGTCTTTGTGTCAACATTTGCTGTAACAACCACCTGTCTGGTTTGGTTTGGCTGTAAATTGGTCCTGAACCCGTCTGCTGTCAAT aTCAACTTTAACCTCATCTTGATGCTTTTGCTGGAGGTGCTGATGGCCAGCACTGTCATCCTGTCTGCTCGCTCTGCAGAggactgctgctgccacaggaag TCGGCGACATACGACAGACCAGTGGTCATAACACCTGCAGTGTTCCCCACTCGACTCCTTAAAGCATATTCT GTGATCGAAGTGATTGTGGGAATCTCTGCTGTATTTGGAGGCATCATTGCCCTCAACATGGATGCTTTGTTACCAGGTCCTTACTTgtctgtgacatttttctggATCCTTGTGGCT TGTTTTCCTAGTGCCATTGCAAGCCACGTGGTATCTGAATACCCCAACAAATGTCTG GTGGAGGTGCTGATTGCCATCAGCAGTGTGACATCTCCCCTCCTCTTCTCAGCCTCTGGCTTCCTCTCTTGCAGTGTGATTAGCTTCATCGAAAATTTTCTGCATGACGTGCCCACAGCCAAG caATCTTATGACATCCTCCTGCTCATTctgatggtgctgctgctggtccaGGCGATTCTCACTTCAGCCACTGTGGTGCACTGTGCCTCCTACAAGAGTCAGCTCCGCATGGGGGCTCCAGAGTGCGAAGACAGCATGCACACACTGACCCATTACTATGAG CAGCAGGCATCCAATGGAGCACATGATTTTGACAAAGACAGAGCTTGGAAAGCAGTTGTGGTCCAAATGGCCCAGTGA
- the panx2 gene encoding pannexin-2 yields MQNILDQNLDMATALLAGEKLKELILPGSSQDEKGGALAGLMVQIKLELPFDRVVTIGTVIIPILLVTLVFTRNFAEESIYCYTPHNFTRDQALYARGYCWTELRDAAPGVESHLWPSLFEHKFLPYALLAFAGIMYIPALSWEFLASTRLTSELNFLLQEIDNCYHRAAEGRAPKIEKQIQSKGPGITERERREIIENAEKEKSPEQNLFEKYLERRGQSNFLAKLYLARHLAIICLSSIPISYLSAYYARQRQNEFTCALGEPPDISSYTELKLRVNCKLPAVQLQRIMAAVDIALLCTMNLIILVNLLHLFVVRKSNFVFDKLHKVGIKTRRRWQKSQFCDINILAMFCNENRDHIKSLNRLDFITNESDLMYDNVVRQLLAALAQSNHDATPTVRDCGIQTLDPNMDPSDLAVGEIAMEPLVIKRPRKKMKWIPSSNPLPQPFKEPHTLTRLENNTKPEKPKQIRRKTVADSFMAPLLDNKSTQQPPIKELNVVEKKHTRNFSLDVQPYMLTIRKPKVEVTNSEPLPSQHNVDTVYIEGAHTIVHVSGSITETKVCSPESTITTNFSAVTLPTTTYVNGISPNPPSSEDALSPKTSPPPLEHLAPAENPETQPPPLTKAPTHQLLSIHHTLFEEDEGEENRRDRLAQRAGELIAAGEC; encoded by the exons ATGCAGAACATACTCGATCAAAACTTAGACATGGCCACAGCTCTACTCGCCGGCGAGAAGCTGAAGGAGCTGATCCTGCCAGGCTCCTCTCAGGATGAGAAAGGTGGGGCACTGGCTGGCCTCATGGTGCAGATCAAACTGGAGCTGCCCTTTGATCGTGTTGTAACTATTGGGACGGTCATCATCCCCATCCTGCTGGTGACTCTCGTCTTCACCAGGAACTTTGCAG AGGAATCCATATACTGTTACACACCTCACAACTTCACCAGAGACCAGGCACTGTATGCAAGAGGCTACTGCTGGACAGAGCTGCGTGATGCTGCACCTGGCGTGGAGTCTCACCTCTGGCCTTCACTCTTTGAACACAAGTTCCTGCCCTACGCTCTGCTGGCCTTTGCCGGGATCATGTATATTCCTGCTTTGAGCTGGGAGTTCCTCGCCTCTACACGGCTCACGTCAGAGCTGAACTTCCTGCTTCAGGAGATCGACAACTGCTATCATCGAGCTGCTGAGGGCCGAGCCCCAAAGATCGAGAAGCAGATCCAATCCAAAGGACCTGGCATAACTGAGCGGGAGAGGAGGGAGATCATagaaaatgcagagaaggagaaaagtCCAGAGCAGAATCTGTTTGAAAAATATTTAGAGAGACGAGGACAAAGTAACTTTCTGGCTAAGCTGTATTTGGCACGCCACTTGGCTATTATCTGCCTCAGTTCCATCCCCATTTCCTACCTGAGTGCCTACTATGCCCGCCAAAGGCAGAATGAGTTCACCTGTGCCCTTGGTGAGCCACCAGACATTAGCAGCTATACAGAGCTTAAGCTCAGGGTCAACTGTAAGCTGCctgctgtgcagctgcagcGCATCATGGCAGCGGTGGACATAGCTCTGCTCTGCACTATGAACCTCATCATCCTGGTCAATTTGCTGCATCTGTTTGTCGTGCGCAAGTCCAACTTTGTATTTGACAAACTGCATAAAGTCGGTATCAAAACACGGCGGCGCTGGCAAAAGTCTCAGTTCTGCGATATTAACATCCTCGCTATGTTTTGCAATGAGAACAGGGACCACATAAAGTCACTCAACAGGCTGGACTTCATCACTAATGAGAGTGACCTCATGTATGACAATGTGGTCAGGCAGCTCTTGGCTGCCCTTGCACAGTCCAACCATGACGCGACACCTACTGTGAGGGACTGTGGGATACAGACACTTGATCCCAATATGGATCCTTCTGATCTGGCAGTGGGTGAGATAGCCATGGAGCCACTGGTCATCAAACGACCCCGCAAGAAGATGAAATGGATCCCTTCCTCAAATCCTCTTCCTCAGCCTTTCAAG GAACCCCATACCCTGACACGTCTGGAAAATAACACCAAACctgaaaaacccaaacaaatcaGACGAAAGACGGTGGCGGACAGCTTCATGGCACCACTTCTGGACAACAAGAGCACACAACAACCACCAATAAAAG AGTTGAATGTGGTGGAGAAAAAGCACACACGCAACTTCTCGCTGGATGTCCAGCCGTACATGCTGACCATTCGTAAGCCTAAGGTGGAGGTCACAAACTCAGAACCTTTGCCCTCACAGCACAACGTGGATACTGTGTACATTGAAGGCGCACATACAATTGTTCATGTGTCTGGTTCAATAACAG AAACTAAGGTGTGTTCTCCAGAATCGACCATCACCACCAACTTTTCTGCAGTAACCCTGCCCACCACTACATATGTAAATGGCATAAGCCCCAACCCTCCATCCAGTGAGGATGCACTCAGTCCCAAAACCTCCCCTCCTCCACTGGAGCATCTCGCCCCAGCAGAGAACCCTGAGACTCAGCCACCACCACTGACCAAAGCTCCCACACACCAGCTGCTGAGTATACATCATACTCTCTTTGAGGAAGACGAGGGTGAGGAGAACCGTAGAGACAGACTGGCGCAGAGAGCGGGGGAGCTCATCGCTGCTGGGGAATGTTAA
- the trabd gene encoding traB domain-containing protein: protein MDQDNNSEDESVGPAEEELPCIPPEVSDSEAVELIWQMRARRRQSSPELPETVTCLTAPDGSLLYLVGTAHFSDSSKKDVATTIRAVQPDVVVVELCQYRVSMLKMDESTLLKEAKDINLDKVQQAIKQNGLMSGLMQILLLKVSAHITEQLGMAPGGEFREAFKEAGQVPFCKFHLGDRPIPVTFKRAIAALSLWQKARLAWGLCFLSDPISKEDVEKCKQKDLLEQTMLEMIGEFPALHQTIVAERDIYLTHTLRQATRCVEAPPNAQKVPAVVVGVVGMGHVPGIEKNWEKQLNIHEIMSVAPPSRFGWVMRTVVKGVMMGMLGYACYRAGGSLGRTLLSLPAIQSVVKTLRPPPPA, encoded by the exons ATGGACCAAGACAACAACTCAGAG GATGAGTCAGTCGGCCCAGCAGAAGAGGAACTGCCATGCATCCCTCCAGAAGTCT CCGATAGTGAAGCGGTGGAGCTGATTTGGCAGATGCGAGCTCGGCGGCGCCAGTCGTCTCCTGAGCTTCCAGAGACGGTGACGTGTCTCACTGCCCCTGATGGCAGCCTCCTGTACCTGGTGGGCACTGCACatttcagtgacagcagcaaAAAGGACGTGGCCACG ACGATCCGTGCGGTGCAGCCAgacgtggtggtggtggagctgTGTCAGTACAGGGTGTCTATGTTGAAGATGGACGAGAGTACACTACTGAAGGAAGCCAAAGACATCAACCTGGATAAGGTTCAGCAGGCCATCAAACAG AATGGGCTGATGTCTGGCCTGATGCAGATTCTCCTGCTCAAAGTTTCAGCTCACATCACAGAGCAGCTGGGAATGGCTCCTGGAGGAGAGTTCAGGGAGGCCTTTAAGGAG GCTGGACAGGTGCCCTTCTGTAAATTTCATCTTGGGGACAGGCCGATCCCAGTGACCTTCAAAAGGGCTATTGCTGCTCTCAGTCTGTGGCAGAAGGCGCGTCTGGCCTGGGGTCTATGTTTCCTGTCAGACCCAATCAG TAAAGAGGACGTAGAGAAGTGCAAACAGAAAGACCTGCTGGAACAGACCATGTTGGAGATGATCGGTGAGTTTCCCGCTCTCCATCAGACCATTGTGGCTGAAAGAGACATctacctcacacacacgctccgCCAGGCTACACGTTGTGTGGAGGCCCCCCCTAATGCCCAGA AAGTGCCTGCTGTGGTAGTGGGGGTCGTAGGCATGGGTCATGTTCCTGGCATAGAAAAAAACTGGGAGAAGCAGCTTAACATTCATGAAATCATGAG TGTTGCACCTCCCTCACGTTTTGGCTGGGTGATGCGCACAGTCGTAAAGGGCGTCATGATGGGAATGCTGGGATATGCCTGCTACCGTGCAGGAGGAAGTTTGGGTAGAACCTTACTGTCTTTACCGGCTATTCAATCAGTAGTGAAGACTCTGCGACCACCACCCCCTGCTTGA
- the selenoo1 gene encoding selenoprotein O1, producing MAYLGPRLRPSRIFVPVVSAFRLLCSVGMNDMGLAMSRSALERLDFDNVALRKLPLDPSEEPGVRQVKGACFSRVKPQPLTKPRFVAVSHEALALVGLRGDEVMDDPLGPEYLSGSRVMPGSEPAAHCYCGHQFGQFAGQLGDGAACYLGEVKAPPGQEPELLRENPNGRWEIQVKGAGMTPYSRQADGRKVLRSSIREFLCSEAMFFLGVPTTRAGSIVTSDSTVVRDVYYSGNACHEKCSVVLRIAPTFFRFGSFEIFKQADEFTGRQGPSYGRDEIRSQMMDYIIEMFYPEIQQNYPDRVERNVAFFREVMLRTARLVAQWQCIGFCHGVLNTDNMSILGLTMDYGPYGFMDRFDPDFICNASDNSGRYSYQAQPAICRWNLVKLAEALAPELPPDRAESVLDEYLDLYNGFYLDNMRKKLGLLTKEEPEDEMLITELLQTMHNTGADFTNTFRSLSHISCPSGGESEGETDLVKKATELLLEQCASLEELKAANKPTMDPRELAMLLSMAQSNPALFQMISDRRTLSKQLDKLSRLKDLMETSQEELKNKQSEEWTQWITCYRKRLARELEGQSDVQAVQEQRVRVMDSTNPRVILRNYIAQNAIEAAENGDFSEVQRVLKVLEKPFSSQQGLELPAWMGRGGVSEQGERDEGEEQQQQQAASVSTARDPIPYDSKPPAWAHEICVTUSS from the exons ATGGCTTATTTAGGACCGCGACTGCGACCGTCACGCATCTTTGTCCCCGTTGTGTCGGCTTTTAGACTCCTCTGCTCGGTCGGTATGAATGACATGGGTCTGGCTATGAGTCGTTCCGCATTGGAGCGGCTCGACTTTGACAACGTCGCCCTCAGAAAATTGCCATTGGACCCGTCAGAGGAGCCGGGTGTTCGGCAGGTGAAAGGAGCCTGTTTCTCCCGGGTGAAGCCACAGCCGTTGACCAAGCCTCGTTTCGTGGCTGTGTCGCATGAAGCCCTTGCGCTAGTGGGGTTGCGTGGAGACGAGGTTATGGACGATCCGCTGGGACCCGAGTATCTAAGCGGCTCCAGAGTAATGCCTGGATCCGAGCCAGCCGCACACTGCTACTGTGGCCACCAGTTCGGACAGTTCGCCGGGCAACTGGGCGACGGAGCGGCCTGTTACCTGGGAGAGGTGAAGGCGCCACCCGGCCAGGAACCCGAACTCCTGCGGGAGAACCCTAACGGCCGGTGGGAGATTCAAGTGAAGGGAGCAGGAATGACTCCTTATTCCAG ACAAGCTGATGGCCGCAAGGTCTTGCGCTCCAGTATAAGGGAGTTCCTGTGCAGCGAGGCCATGTTCTTTCTGGGTGTTCCCACCACAAGAGCAGGCTCAATAGTGACCTCTGACAGCACGGTTGTACGGGATGTTTACTATAGTGGAAATGCTTGCCATGAGAAATGTTCTGTGGTCCTCCGCATCGCTCCCACCTTTTTCAG GTTTGGATCCTTTGAAATCTTCAAGCAGGCAGATGAGTTCACAGGCCGTCAGGGTCCCAGCTATGGACGTGATGAAATTCGAAGTCAGATGATGGATTATATCATTGAGATGTTTTACCCAGAGATCCAGCAGAATTATCCTGACCGAGTGGAGAGAAACGTGGCTTTCTTCAGAGAG GTGATGCTTCGCACAGCTCGACTCGTGGCACAGTGGCAGTGTATAGGTTTCTGTCATGGAGTGCTGAACACAGACAACATGAGCATCCTGGGACTCACGATGGACTATGGTCCATATGGCTTCATGGACAG GTTTGACCCTGATTTCATCTGCAATGCTTCTGATAACTCCGGCCGTTACTCCTACCAGGCACAGCCGGCTATCTGCAGGTGGAACCTGGTGAAGCTAGCAGAGGCTCTTGCCCCGGAGCTACCACCAGACCGGGCTGAGAGTGTTTTGGATGAGTACCTGGATCTGTATAATGGCTTCTACCTTGATAACATGAGGAAAAAACTGGGCTTGTTGACAAAGGAGGAGCCTGAGGATGAAATGCTGATCACAGAGTTGCTGCAGACCATGCACAACACAG GTGCTGACTTCACAAACACCTTCCGCAGCTTGAGTCACATTTCCTGTCCCTCAGGGGGTGAAAGTGAAGGAGAGACGGATCTTGTTAAGAAAGCCACAGAGCTCCTGCTTGAGCAGTGTGCCTCCTTAGAGGAGCTAAAGGCTGCTAACAAACCTACGATGGATCCACG TGAGCTGGCGATGCTGCTGTCTATGGCGCAGAGCAACCCCGCACTGTTCCAGATGATTTCAGACAGGAGGACATTATCGAAGCAGCTGGACAAACTCAGCAGACTGAAAGATCTGATGGAGACCAGCCAGGAagagctgaaaaacaaacagagtgaGGAGTGGACCCAGTGGATCACATGCTACAG GAAGCGTCTGGCTCGCGAGTTGGAGGGACAGAGTGATGTGCAGGCTGTGCAGGAGCAGAGGGTGCGGGTAATGGACAGCACCAACCCTCGTGTCATACTCAGGAACTACATTGCCCAGAATGCAATAGAAGCTGCTGAGAATGGAGACTTTTCTGAA GTCCAGCGGGTCCTCAAGGTTCTGGAGAAGCCCTTTTCCTCGCAGCAGGGTCTGGAGCTTCCTGCGTGGATGGGCAGAGGAGGTGTCTCTgaacagggagagagggatgaaggagaggagcagcagcagcagcaggctgcgTCTGTCTCCACAGCCAGAGATCCCATTCCTTACGACAGCAAGCCTCCTGCTTGGGCCCATGaaatctgtgtcacatgatcttCGTAA